In Scophthalmus maximus strain ysfricsl-2021 chromosome 5, ASM2237912v1, whole genome shotgun sequence, a single window of DNA contains:
- the LOC118310611 gene encoding junctional sarcoplasmic reticulum protein 1 isoform X2 gives MEESYETFEEELGPSRADPPPQKPVRQIRRPEMYATRKIREEMAPVFHQPRAEPKALQRETSFPRKASLHETMSIQNLNQIETPWENVTLNRCLFVAITILVLTSGFQRLQETLRGQGTLHGEEEEVVGLAVTRSGTLRHRGQPSEPETSMWEVMFWWLPDLDDEEDEDEEEEDDDGEVKMGRSKTGAMARTSRGLRNKPLPDKKLMRQRHGKLKERRAKKARDEETKDKKERDKNKQHEEAAGEEDEDQSYRETAPEKNEKSEGKKEKKKTHK, from the exons ATGGAAGAAAGCTATGAGACATTTGAGGAGGAGTTAGGGCCATCAAGAGCAGATCCTCCTCCACAGAAGCCTGTTCGACAGATCCGCAGACCAG AAATGTATGCTACGAGAAAAATCAGAGAG GAAATGGCTCCAGTTTTTCATCAACCAAGAGCAGAACCCAAAGCTTTACAGAGAGAAACCAGCTTCCCCAGAAAAG cATCCTTGCATGAAACCATGTCCATCCAAAACCTGAACCAGATTGAAACACCTTGGGAGAACGTCACTCTGAACCGATGTCTGTTTGTAGCCATTACCATCCTCGTGCTCACCTCAGGCTTTCAGAGGCTTCAAG aaaccttGCGTGGTCAGGGGACTTTGCatggtgaggaggaagaagtagTCGGACTGGCAGTGACACGGTCAGGCACATTACGTCACAGAGGGCAACCATCAGAA CCTGAGACATCTATGTGGGAAGTCATGTTTTGGTGGCTGCCAGACctggatgatgaagaggatgaggatgaggaggaagaggacgacgaTGGGGAAGTCAAAATGGGGAGGTCAAAGACAGGTGCGATGGCACGGACATCGAGAGGTCTCCGAAACAAGCCACTGCCAGACAAAAAACTCATGAGGCAGAGACATGGCAAATTAAAGGAGAGGAGGGCCAAGAAAGCCAGGGATGAAGAAACCAAAGATAAGAAAGAACGAgataaaaacaagcaacatgaagaggcagcaggtgaagaagatgaagatcaAAGTTATAGGGAGACAGCACCCGAGAAGAATGAGAAgtcagagggaaagaaagagaagaaaaagactcACAAGTAA
- the LOC118310611 gene encoding uncharacterized protein LOC118310611 isoform X3: MWRERMEESYETFEEELGPSRADPPPQKPVRQIRRPEMYATRKIREEMAPVFHQPRAEPKALQRETSFPRKASLHETMSIQNLNQIETPWENVTLNRCLFVAITILVLTSGFQRLQETLRGQGTLHGEEEEVVGLAVTRLRHLCGKSCFGGCQTWMMKRMRMRRKRTTMGKSKWGGQRQVRWHGHREVSETSHCQTKNS, translated from the exons ATGTGGAG GGAACGGATGGAAGAAAGCTATGAGACATTTGAGGAGGAGTTAGGGCCATCAAGAGCAGATCCTCCTCCACAGAAGCCTGTTCGACAGATCCGCAGACCAG AAATGTATGCTACGAGAAAAATCAGAGAG GAAATGGCTCCAGTTTTTCATCAACCAAGAGCAGAACCCAAAGCTTTACAGAGAGAAACCAGCTTCCCCAGAAAAG cATCCTTGCATGAAACCATGTCCATCCAAAACCTGAACCAGATTGAAACACCTTGGGAGAACGTCACTCTGAACCGATGTCTGTTTGTAGCCATTACCATCCTCGTGCTCACCTCAGGCTTTCAGAGGCTTCAAG aaaccttGCGTGGTCAGGGGACTTTGCatggtgaggaggaagaagtagTCGGACTGGCAGTGACACG CCTGAGACATCTATGTGGGAAGTCATGTTTTGGTGGCTGCCAGACctggatgatgaagaggatgaggatgaggaggaagaggacgacgaTGGGGAAGTCAAAATGGGGAGGTCAAAGACAGGTGCGATGGCACGGACATCGAGAGGTCTCCGAAACAAGCCACTGCCAGACAAAAAACTCATGA
- the LOC118310611 gene encoding junctional sarcoplasmic reticulum protein 1 isoform X1 gives MWRERMEESYETFEEELGPSRADPPPQKPVRQIRRPEMYATRKIREEMAPVFHQPRAEPKALQRETSFPRKASLHETMSIQNLNQIETPWENVTLNRCLFVAITILVLTSGFQRLQETLRGQGTLHGEEEEVVGLAVTRSGTLRHRGQPSEPETSMWEVMFWWLPDLDDEEDEDEEEEDDDGEVKMGRSKTGAMARTSRGLRNKPLPDKKLMRQRHGKLKERRAKKARDEETKDKKERDKNKQHEEAAGEEDEDQSYRETAPEKNEKSEGKKEKKKTHK, from the exons ATGTGGAG GGAACGGATGGAAGAAAGCTATGAGACATTTGAGGAGGAGTTAGGGCCATCAAGAGCAGATCCTCCTCCACAGAAGCCTGTTCGACAGATCCGCAGACCAG AAATGTATGCTACGAGAAAAATCAGAGAG GAAATGGCTCCAGTTTTTCATCAACCAAGAGCAGAACCCAAAGCTTTACAGAGAGAAACCAGCTTCCCCAGAAAAG cATCCTTGCATGAAACCATGTCCATCCAAAACCTGAACCAGATTGAAACACCTTGGGAGAACGTCACTCTGAACCGATGTCTGTTTGTAGCCATTACCATCCTCGTGCTCACCTCAGGCTTTCAGAGGCTTCAAG aaaccttGCGTGGTCAGGGGACTTTGCatggtgaggaggaagaagtagTCGGACTGGCAGTGACACGGTCAGGCACATTACGTCACAGAGGGCAACCATCAGAA CCTGAGACATCTATGTGGGAAGTCATGTTTTGGTGGCTGCCAGACctggatgatgaagaggatgaggatgaggaggaagaggacgacgaTGGGGAAGTCAAAATGGGGAGGTCAAAGACAGGTGCGATGGCACGGACATCGAGAGGTCTCCGAAACAAGCCACTGCCAGACAAAAAACTCATGAGGCAGAGACATGGCAAATTAAAGGAGAGGAGGGCCAAGAAAGCCAGGGATGAAGAAACCAAAGATAAGAAAGAACGAgataaaaacaagcaacatgaagaggcagcaggtgaagaagatgaagatcaAAGTTATAGGGAGACAGCACCCGAGAAGAATGAGAAgtcagagggaaagaaagagaagaaaaagactcACAAGTAA